In the genome of Pseudomonadota bacterium, one region contains:
- a CDS encoding DUF1566 domain-containing protein: METPTTLSLSMMESVLAGYNITSSEMEHLFYESLGNIGYSATDGTYSQPGWGLQNTGLFSNLQASDYWSGMECSSNPFQAWGFDFTGGAQGDFIKVWVHDAFAVHPVYVTSIGTGDISAIPIPGAVWLLGFRADWIGRDKEKV; encoded by the coding sequence TTGGAAACACCTACAACCTTATCTTTGAGTATGATGGAATCGGTCCTGGCTGGCTATAACATAACGTCCAGCGAAATGGAACATCTGTTTTATGAGTCACTGGGTAATATTGGCTATAGTGCAACTGATGGAACATATTCTCAACCTGGCTGGGGTCTTCAAAACACAGGCCTATTCAGCAATTTGCAGGCATCTGATTACTGGTCTGGTATGGAGTGTTCTTCCAATCCGTTCCAGGCTTGGGGCTTTGATTTCACAGGTGGGGCCCAAGGTGACTTTATTAAGGTCTGGGTTCATGATGCGTTTGCAGTTCATCCAGTTTATGTCACTTCTATCGGCACCGGTGATATCTCCGCCATTCCCATACCCGGAGCAGTCTGGCTCCTTGGTTTTAGGGCTGATTGGATTGGTAGGGATAAGGAGAAAGTTTAA